TACGAAAACGACTCCCTGCATCAATGGACTAGACAACTATTAAATGGCAACCTGGCCGCCCGAATCCGGTACCGCCGGCGTTCAAACGCCGTTGTCCAGAATCCGCAACAACATCCGCTTCAGTGCCTGCCGCTCTTCCTCGACGAGGCCGTCAAGCGCTTCGTCGATCACCGAGTTGAGCAGTCTCGGCATCGCCTCGGCGATCACGGCGCCCGCCTCGGTCGTCACGAGCCGCACCACGCGCCGGTCCTCGCTGGCGCGAACCCGCTGCAGCAGGCCGTGCTTTTCGATCCGGTCGAGCACGCGCGTGATCGCGCCCGCATCGATGTTCCAGTAGCGCGCCAGATCGGCCGCCGTCGTGCAGCTGCCGCTGGCGAGCAGGAACAGCACCTTGCCCTGCATGCCCGTCACGCCGAACTCGTCCAGCGTGAGCTGCGTGATGCGATGCATCAGCCGCGCATGGGTCAGCGTCAGCAGATGCCCGAGGCTTGCACCGGACTCATCGGTCGGCACCGACAGCGCCAGCGGCGGCAAATTCAGCGATTTCATGCCCTCTCTCCCGTTCCCGTGCCGGCCGCCCGGCTCACGCCGCGGCGCCGTCCGACAGCAGATCGCGCGACACGCTTGCCAGCTCGCGATACAGCGCATCGGTGCGACGTGCCCCGAAACGCCGCTCGAACGCGGCCTGCGCGGTGCGCCAGCACCGCAATGCCTCGGCGAGCCGGCGCCGCCCGGCCAGCGTCAGCGCGATGCGCTGACGCTGGCCCTTGTCATGTGCCTGCTCGACCAGCGCGGCGCGCAGCAGCGGCTTGAGCGCACGCACCAGCGTCGTGCGGTCCGTCGAGGTGGCACGCGCGAGCTCGGCCATCGTCGCCCCGACTTCCGGCTCCAGCGAGCGCAGGATGCAGAACTGCGACGGCGTCAGGCCCGCCTGCGACAGGTAGCGTTCGTAGAAGCGCGACACCTGCCGCGCGGCCTGGCGAATCGCGAAACAGACGTCGGTATCGGAGGGCTCGCTGTGCATGCGCACAGACTAGAGATCAGGGGCCGGGTCGGCAATGCCGGCAGCCGCATTAAATTATCACTGCCGCGACAAGAATCGACATGTCAATCATCTGATGGCAACAATGCTGCGGTTTACCAATATTTATCGGATGAATGAGTAAAAACCGGCCGGCGGCCGGCGGCGGTTCAGCGCGCGCCCGGCGACGGCGCGTTCTCGAAGAACGTGATCGTGTGATCGATGAAGCTGCGCACCTTGGCCGGCATCAGCGTGCGCGAGCTGTAGGCGAGGCGGATCTCGGCGCCCATGTCGACGAGCGGGAAGCCGGGCAGCACCGACACCAGCCGGCCCGCTTCGAGATGCTCGCGCACGCCCGAACTCGGCAGCATGCCGATCCCGAAGCCGCGCAGCACCATGTCGAGGTTGAACGGCGCGTTGTTCGATTCGATCTCGTAGCGGAACGGCACCACGAGCAGTTCGTCATCCACGCGAAAGCGCATCTCCGGCTTGCGGATCGAGGTCGAAAACGCCACCACCAGGTGGTCGGCGATCTCTGCCGGATGGGTCGGCACCGAGTGGCGCGCGAGGTAGTCAGGCGAGGCGACGAGCTCGAACGGGATCAGTTCCACCAGCCGCGTGACGACCGTATCCGAGGTCAGCATGAACGGCAGCAGCAGGCCCACGTCGTAGCCTTCCGCCACCAGATCGACGGGGCGCTCGGCCAGCGTCACGTCGATGCTCACCTTCGGATATTTTTCCTTGTAGCTTGCGATCAGCGCCATCAGGCGGTGCATGGTGGCGGTCGCGTGCGAGATCACGCGCAGCACGCCGGTGGGCTCGCGCGCTTGCGTGGAGGCGCCTTCCTCGAGCGCGTCGAGATCGGCGATCACGCGCACGCAGCCTTCGTAGAACTGCTCGGCCGCCTCGGTCAGCGAAATCTGGCGCGTGGTGCGATGGAACAGCCGCACGCCGAGCCGCTTCTCGAGCGAGGCGATCGCGCGCGACACGACCGGCGTGGACAGGCCCAGCATGTCCGCGGCGCGTGTGAAGCCGCGCGCCTCGACGACCGAACAGAAGATACGCAGGCTATCGATGTATTCCATGACGATGATTCCGGGTAGCGTGCGCGACTCGACACGGACAGCGCGGGATGGCCGCGCGGCGATGACGCTGTCGCCGGCCGCGCCCGGCGGGTCGCCGCACGCGTCATCGCTTGCGGCGACAACGAACCGTCCGGAGCGGACGGCGCGACATTTTATCGTGTCCGGATCATGCCCGCCGGGCCTCGGAGTTTCGCCACCGCCGCCGGATACGGCCGGCGCGGCGCCGTCACGCCGGCCAACGGCCGATGTTGCTGCCGGCCGCGGTCAGGCGATGCTCGCGAAGTCGTTGGTGTTCCGCCGCAACGCCTGCAAATAGGTATGCTGGATCTGGGCCGCACTGCCGGTGAAATAGCTGCCGCGACGTCCCGCCGTTTTCAGTAGCGCTCGGCTTTTGAGTCCGGAGTTAATTTAGCTGCGTCCGCCATCAGCTGGCGGGCGTAGGTTGCAGGCGTTAGCCCGCCCAGCGATTTCCTCGGCCGCTCTTCGTCGTACTCTCGTCGCCGTGCTTCGATCGGCACCTCGGTATGAGACAGGCTCGTGAACCAGTGCTCGTCGAGGCATTCGTCGCGGAATCGACCGTTGAACGATTCGATATCAGCATTCTGATTCGGCTCGCCGGGCTCAATCAGAAACAGCTTCACACCTCGCCGGTGTGCCCAGGTCAACATCGCCCGACCACGGAACTCCTACCAATCAATACTTTATGTTTTTGTCGTAACCGTGAAAGTGAGAACATCAGTATAGGCACCCTTCTTCAGCCCTGGCCTCACATAAGTTCCGAAGGTGGGAGCCAAGCACGTTCTACCCGACGCATTCAGCTTTATTTCCGATTTGTTTTGATTCGGCAACGTGAACTCGGTTGTGCCGTCGTTCAGCATCACGCTGTAGGGAACTATCTGAGTCGGATCGGCCAGGGCTTTCAGCTGGTACTGATTTGCGACTGTTCCGTTCTCACTGTCGGCATCGACAACTACGTCGGCACCGTCGCCGCTCAATCCTGAATACGTAAAACAAAGCTGATCGGCTGCGGCCGTGAATCTCTTTTCCCCATGATCGACCGGTAGTTCACCGAGGTCCCAGTCGGGTGCTGACATGCGAATCGTCAATGGAGGTCTCGGTGGGTTAACCGGCGAAACGACCTGACAATCGCCCCCGTCAGAATCCGGGTAAATATAGGCCGCTCCTTTTATTTCACCTTGGAAATCATAAAAGCTTCCCCTGCTATCAAACTCTCGTTCAGCGGCCAAAACAGCAACAGATCGCCATTTTCCACGACTTGGAAAAATTATTAAAATGTTGGCCGCAACAGGATTTATATTTATCCAATCGTGATTATCTCCGATAAACGCCTGAGCAAGCAAGCCATCGTAAGAAATCCCATGAGTGTCCCGAGCGCTCGCCCATCCATTTAAACCCACCATCGCGTCGCTGCTAGAAAATGAGTAAGGGCTATTGTTTTTATCATAAGCCCAAACCACCACCCCTCTTGAACGAGTGTATACACGCGGCCCATCAAGTCCGCGCTTAAAATCCATCACAAGCGACACTCGAACTTGATAACCATCATCCTGCCAAGTGCAGTTTTTGTAATCGTAGACCAAAGAGCCCGGATTATCCGCCAGCGCCAATTTGTAAATTGCAACAAATACCAAACTAACGCACCATTTTTTTCGCCTGGATGCTGATACCAATTAGATCGCCTCGGTTTTCAATAAATCGACCGCCGGCGTTTCTGCCGCCGGCGTTTCTGCCGCCGGCGTTTCTGCCGCCGGCGTTTCTGCCGCCGGCGTTTCTGCCGCCGGCGTTTCTGCCGCCGGCGTTTCTGCCGCCGGCGTTTCTGCCGCCGGCGTTTCTGCCGCCGGCGTTTCTTTGCTTTCAATCAAAAGATTTTCGGTCCAATACCCCGCCCACGCCTTGACCGAGCGCATCTTTACCGCCTTCTATCGTGGAAGATCACGGTTGATGGTCGACCCGCGCTGAGCGAGATCCTGCAGATATTGCAGTCGCGAGACCAAAGTATCTTCCGCATCACAGGCCCGTTCGCAGAGAGCACGCTCTCGCGCGCGCCGCGTCGCGAGACCCTGCACACGAAGCCGGTGGATGGATCGACTTACTGGAGCGTGCGCACGATCGCCGCCGAAACGGCCATCTCGCCGACGAGCGTGCATCGCGACTTCAAGCTGCTGGGTCTACCGCCGCATCGCAGCGAAAGCTTCTTTGCGTTGATCGATCACCAACAAGGCGATCCGCAGAGGCTCGTCGGCTCGGTCAAACAACTGATCAAGCGTATCGATCTATTCGTCTCCCACTACAACGAAAACTGCAAGCCATTCGCCTGGACCGCGTCTGCCGACTCCATCCTCGAAAAGCTTCACAGACTTTGTTCGCGAATCAGCGAAACAGGACACTAGACGGAATTATGTGTAAACGAAAAAAGACCCGAACATCCAGGCTAAACCGTTGATTTAGCTTGAAAATTCGGGTCTATCCTTACCCCAGGAACTAACGTTCCTCCTAGAAAGGAATATCGTCATCCATCTCGTCGAACCCGCCACCGGCCGGCTGGCTCGGGCGGCTCGAACCGCCGCCGCCGCTACCACCGCGTGAAGCACCGCCACCACCGGCAGCACGGCCACCGCCGCCACCACGCTCCATGTCGCCGCCGCGGCCGCCACCACCACCACCACCATAGCCGCCGCCACCACCACCGCCATAACCTTCATCACCACCACCGCCGCCGCCCGCGCCGCCACGGCCGCCCAGCATCTGCATCTGGTCCGCGACGATTTCGGTCGAGTAACGGTCCTGGCCGTCCTGGCCCTGCCACTTGCGCGTGCGCAGGCGCCCTTCGATGTACACCGACGAGCCCTTCTTCAGGTACTCGTTGACGATCTCGGCCAGCCGGCCGAAGAACGCCACGCGGTGCCACTCGGTCATTTCCTTGAAATCGCCGCTCGCCTTGTCCTTGTAGCGATCGGTCGTCGCGAGGCGGATGTTCGCCACCGCGTCGCCGCTTGGCAGGTAGCGCACTTCGGGGTCGGCGCCCAGATTGCCGACGAGAATGACCTTGTTGACGGATGCCATGTATTTCTCCAAAAGATTCGTTGCCGGCCGTGGCGCATGCCCCGCGCCGGCCCGCGCAACGGCTGCGGCGCGACGCCCGTCAGGCCTTGCGCGGCGGCCGTTTCATGCTGGCGGCGATTATAAGCCAGACCGCCACGAGCGCCGAACAGGCGTAGAAAACCTCGTTCGCGCCGCCCGTCTTCAGCAGCCAGCCGCCCACCACGCCGCCCAGCGCGAGGCCGATCGACTGCGTGGTGTTGTAGACGCCGGTGGCCGCGCCCTTGCGCGAGCCCGGCGCGAGCTTCGACACCAGCGACGGCTGCGAGGCCTCGAGAATGTTGAAACCGAGGAAGTAGACGAACAGCACGGCCGCGACGATCACAATCGTATGCGGCGTCGAGCCGAGCAGCAATTGGCCGATCAGGATAGCGGCGATGCCGCCGAGCAGCACCGGCTTCATCTTCCCGCGCTTCTCCGCGACGATGATGGCCGGCACCATCGCGACGAACGCGAGCCCCATCACCGGCAGGTACACCTTCCAGTGCGACGCCACGGGCAGCCCGCCGTCCACCAGCAGGCGCGGCACCACGAGGAACAGCGCGGTCTGCGTGGCATGCAGCACCAGCACGCCGAAATTCAGGCGCAGCAGTTCGACGTTGCGCAACACCTCGGCGAACGGTGCCTTCACATGGGCCGATTTCGGCGCGTCGGGAACGATCCAGATCACCACGCCGATCGCGAGGATCGACAGCACGCCGACGATCCAGAACAGGCCGCTCATCCCCACCCAGTGGAACACGATCGGCGCGCCCACGATCGCCACCGCGAACGACACGCCGATCGAGCCGCCTACCATCGCCATCGCCTTGGTGCGATTCTGCTCGGAGGTCAGGTCGGCGATGAACGCGAGCACCGCCGACGATACCGCCCCCATTCCCTGCACGACACGCCCGACGATGATCCAGGTGATGTCGTGCGCGAACGCGGCGATGAACGCGCCGAGCGCGAACACCAGCAGCCCGAACGCGATCACGGGCTTGCGGCCGAAGCGGTCGGAGGCCCAGCCGTAGAAGATGTAGAACAGCGATTGGGTGACGCCGTAGGCGCCGAGCGCGATGCCGACGAGCAGCACGTTGTCGCCGCCGGGGATCGTTTTCGCATAGACGGAAAACACCGGCATGATCATGAACAGGCCCAGCATGCGCAGCGCGAAGATCGCCGCGAGCGACGCGGTCGCGCGTAACTCAGGCGCACTCATGCGGACGGGTGAAGCGGACGGATTGGACATCGGGGGAAGATTGTCGATTTGAGCGGGCAACCACCCGGTACCGGGCGGCGGGAATCCTGGCCGGCTCGAGTCCCGTCGCTGGCTCGTGTCGCGCACGTCAGCAAGTGCGCGGCGTGCGCCCCGAACCACGTCCGACGCGGGCGGAATCGGGTCCTGGCAGCCCGAAACGACGGTCTCGAAAAGCCGTTATAGTAGCAGGTTTGGTTTCCTCCTCTTTCGCCAGGTTCATGGAACAGATCCGTATCCGTGGGGCTCGCACCCACAACCTGAAGAACGTCAATCTCGACCTCCCGCGCCACAAGCTGATCGTAATCACGGGATTGTCGGGATCGGGCAAATCGTCGTTGGCGTTCGATACCCTTTACGCGGAAGGGCAGCGGCGCTACGTCGAAAGCCTGTCCGCCTACGCGCGGCAGTTCCTGCAGCTGATGGAGAAGCCCGACGTCGACCTGATCGAGGGGCTCTCCCCGGCGATTTCGAT
The genomic region above belongs to Burkholderia plantarii and contains:
- a CDS encoding MFS transporter — encoded protein: MSNPSASPVRMSAPELRATASLAAIFALRMLGLFMIMPVFSVYAKTIPGGDNVLLVGIALGAYGVTQSLFYIFYGWASDRFGRKPVIAFGLLVFALGAFIAAFAHDITWIIVGRVVQGMGAVSSAVLAFIADLTSEQNRTKAMAMVGGSIGVSFAVAIVGAPIVFHWVGMSGLFWIVGVLSILAIGVVIWIVPDAPKSAHVKAPFAEVLRNVELLRLNFGVLVLHATQTALFLVVPRLLVDGGLPVASHWKVYLPVMGLAFVAMVPAIIVAEKRGKMKPVLLGGIAAILIGQLLLGSTPHTIVIVAAVLFVYFLGFNILEASQPSLVSKLAPGSRKGAATGVYNTTQSIGLALGGVVGGWLLKTGGANEVFYACSALVAVWLIIAASMKRPPRKA
- a CDS encoding MarR family winged helix-turn-helix transcriptional regulator; its protein translation is MKSLNLPPLALSVPTDESGASLGHLLTLTHARLMHRITQLTLDEFGVTGMQGKVLFLLASGSCTTAADLARYWNIDAGAITRVLDRIEKHGLLQRVRASEDRRVVRLVTTEAGAVIAEAMPRLLNSVIDEALDGLVEEERQALKRMLLRILDNGV
- a CDS encoding MarR family winged helix-turn-helix transcriptional regulator — protein: MHSEPSDTDVCFAIRQAARQVSRFYERYLSQAGLTPSQFCILRSLEPEVGATMAELARATSTDRTTLVRALKPLLRAALVEQAHDKGQRQRIALTLAGRRRLAEALRCWRTAQAAFERRFGARRTDALYRELASVSRDLLSDGAAA
- a CDS encoding LysR family transcriptional regulator, whose amino-acid sequence is MEYIDSLRIFCSVVEARGFTRAADMLGLSTPVVSRAIASLEKRLGVRLFHRTTRQISLTEAAEQFYEGCVRVIADLDALEEGASTQAREPTGVLRVISHATATMHRLMALIASYKEKYPKVSIDVTLAERPVDLVAEGYDVGLLLPFMLTSDTVVTRLVELIPFELVASPDYLARHSVPTHPAEIADHLVVAFSTSIRKPEMRFRVDDELLVVPFRYEIESNNAPFNLDMVLRGFGIGMLPSSGVREHLEAGRLVSVLPGFPLVDMGAEIRLAYSSRTLMPAKVRSFIDHTITFFENAPSPGAR
- a CDS encoding single-stranded DNA-binding protein; this translates as MASVNKVILVGNLGADPEVRYLPSGDAVANIRLATTDRYKDKASGDFKEMTEWHRVAFFGRLAEIVNEYLKKGSSVYIEGRLRTRKWQGQDGQDRYSTEIVADQMQMLGGRGGAGGGGGGDEGYGGGGGGGYGGGGGGGRGGDMERGGGGGRAAGGGGASRGGSGGGGSSRPSQPAGGGFDEMDDDIPF